A part of Chanos chanos chromosome 9, fChaCha1.1, whole genome shotgun sequence genomic DNA contains:
- the rgmd gene encoding RGM domain family, member D, with protein MGKRGPHNLAKLQLWDWISFMMVFVSLLFRPVHCQTCRIQRCNAEYVASFSPSGGLQEEALPDVDHCIALRAYSLCTRRTARGCRGDLVYHSAVFRIKELFAQHNCSSDGPTSSVKAPSTARPAAVDLCDYESRAFATGPVEQQRKYGHCGLFGDPHLRTFRDEFQTCRVEGAWPLIHNRYLSVQVTNVPVVEGSSATATNKITVIFKSYHECTEQKVYQATTEDLPSAFQDGTRSGGKGGSLWIVEGSGGGGVAAGGRQVKIHARYLGTSIIVRRVGRYLTFAIRMPEDFAEENGGLQLCLHGCPRNEVIKAHVLNQQSLRPHVLGDWYGENSEIKAGLPAGTLERATTRCRETLQVEDVYFQSCVFDLLTTGDPEFSLAAYGAMQDLKALPPSTLRQSPPRITELYDRGGGTRSHGCSPPLLTALLLALLLL; from the exons TTCACTGTCAGACATGTCGGATCCAGCGCTGCAATGCTGAGTACGTGGCCTCGTTCTCGCCCTCTGGTGGCCTTCAGGAGGAAGCGCTACCTGACGTGGACCACTGCATCGCCCTGAGGGCCTATTCCCTTTGCACGCGCCGTACCGCCCGCGGTTGCCGCGGAGACCTGGTCTACCACTCCGCCGTCTTCCGCATCAAAGAGCTGTTCGCCCAACACAACTGCTCCAGCGATGGCCCCACATCCTCGGTCAAAGCCCCCAGCACTGCCCGGCCCGCCGCGGTGGACCTGTGCGATTACGAGAGCCGGGCCTTCGCCACGGGCCCCGTCGAGCAGCAGAGGAAGTACGGCCACTGCGGATTATTCGGGGATCCCCACCTGCGGACGTTCCGGGACGAGTTCCAGACGTGTCGCGTGGAAGGAGCTTGGCCGCTCATCCACAACCGCTACCTGTCCGTCCAGGTGACCAACGTGCCGGTCGTGGAAGGTTCCAGCGCCACCGCCACTAACAAG aTAACGGTCATCTTTAAGTCCTACCACGAGTGCACCGAACAGAAGGTTTACCAAGCCACAACCGAGGACTTACCCTCCGCCTTCCAGGACGGGACCCGCAGCGGCGGGAAAGGGGGCAGCCTGTGGATCGTGGAGGGCAGCGGTGGCGGGGGCGTCGCCGCCGGGGGGAGGCAGGTGAAGATCCACGCCCGTTACCTGGGCACGTCCATCATCGTGCGCCGGGTGGGCCGATACCTGACCTTCGCCATCCGCATGCCGGAGGACTTCGCCGAGGAGAACGGCGGACTCCAGCTTTGCCTGCACGGCTGCCCGAGGAACGAGGTCATCAAAGCGCACGTCCTCAACCAGCAGAGCCTCCGCCCGCACGTCCTCGGGGACTGGTACGGCGAAAACTCGGAGATCAAAGCCGGACTGCCGGCCGGAACGCTCGAACGCGCCACCACCCGGTGCAGGGAGACCCTGCAGGTGGAAGACGTTTACTTCCAGTCGTGCGTGTTCGACCTGCTCACGACGGGAGACCCCGAGTTTTCGCTCGCCGCTTACGGCGCAATGCAGGACCTGAAAGCTCTACCCCCCAGCACGCTGAGACAGAGCCCGCCCAGGATTACTGAGCTGTACGACAGGGGTGGGGGCACACGCAGCCATGGCTGCTCCCCCCCGCTCCTCACGGCTCTGTTATTGGCACTGCTGCTGTTGTAG